A window from Pseudomonas frederiksbergensis encodes these proteins:
- a CDS encoding IclR family transcriptional regulator, translating into MTDSIERNESKSDVGVGAVSRLFAVLRSLGDTVEGGERVTQLAQRIGLSQPTTHRLLRSLMDEGMVEQDARSKRYRLSLEFFALAARAGNTGNLRELVRPALLRLSASLGDSLFLLARSGFDAICLDRSEGPFPIRTFTGDIGGRVALGVGQGSLAILAFLPEEERDTVIHYNLPRLKDFHLYDEVFLRSEVENVRKLGYAGRNTGVLQGMAGVAVPILDREGRAVAALSVATVSDRLGPDRLPTVVEMLKREAALIGPRINPFDPLLRRPSQVFGQG; encoded by the coding sequence ATGACAGATTCCATTGAGCGGAATGAAAGCAAAAGTGATGTCGGTGTCGGCGCGGTCTCCAGACTGTTTGCCGTGCTGCGCAGTCTGGGTGACACCGTCGAGGGCGGGGAGCGGGTGACGCAACTGGCCCAGCGCATTGGCCTGTCGCAACCGACCACACACCGTTTGCTGCGCAGCCTGATGGATGAGGGCATGGTCGAGCAGGATGCGCGCAGCAAACGCTATCGCTTGAGCCTGGAGTTTTTCGCCCTGGCGGCCCGCGCCGGGAACACCGGAAACCTGCGCGAACTGGTGCGTCCGGCGTTGCTGCGGCTGTCGGCGTCGTTGGGGGATTCGTTGTTCTTGCTGGCGCGCAGTGGTTTTGATGCGATTTGCCTGGATCGCAGCGAAGGGCCGTTTCCGATCCGCACCTTTACCGGTGACATCGGCGGGCGGGTGGCGCTGGGCGTGGGGCAGGGCAGCCTGGCGATTCTGGCGTTCCTGCCGGAAGAAGAGCGCGACACGGTGATTCACTACAACTTGCCGAGGCTCAAGGATTTCCACCTGTACGACGAGGTGTTCCTGCGCTCGGAAGTCGAGAACGTGCGCAAGCTCGGTTATGCCGGGCGCAACACCGGCGTGTTGCAGGGCATGGCCGGGGTGGCGGTGCCGATTCTGGATCGTGAAGGGCGGGCGGTCGCAGCACTGAGCGTGGCCACTGTGAGTGATCGGCTGGGGCCGGATCGATTGCCGACGGTGGTCGAAATGCTTAAGCGCGAAGCGGCGCTGATCGGACCGCGGATCAATCCGTTCGACCCTTTATTGCGTAGGCCTTCGCAAGTGTTTGGGCAGGGCTGA
- a CDS encoding ABC transporter ATP-binding protein codes for MAFVQLEGLGKRYGEIDAVVATNLSVEKGEFVSLLGPSGCGKTTTLQMIAGFVEVSSGRIVLDGRDITHAKPASRGLGVVFQSYALFPHMTVKDNVAFGLRMRKVANGELQQRVDRVLKLVRLNQHAERYPRELSGGQRQRVALARALVIEPPVLLLDEPLSNLDANLREEMQYEIRRIQREVGITTLMVTHDQSEALSISDRVVVMQAGRITQIDAPYTLYEHPRTEFISGFVGKANLLPGERDDAGVVQVRSGGELILSLRPEKIDLRDKGQGRLQGNIVSRFFLGSQWLYGVSTTLGELSVVRRNDGSAPLTEGTAVGLDWDATLLRVLTVDEVPA; via the coding sequence ATGGCTTTTGTGCAACTTGAAGGACTCGGCAAACGCTACGGTGAGATCGACGCCGTCGTGGCCACCAACCTCTCGGTCGAGAAAGGCGAGTTCGTCTCGCTGCTCGGCCCCTCCGGCTGCGGCAAAACCACTACCCTGCAAATGATCGCCGGCTTCGTCGAAGTCAGCAGCGGACGCATTGTGCTGGACGGTCGCGACATCACCCACGCCAAACCCGCCAGCCGTGGTTTGGGCGTGGTGTTCCAGAGTTACGCGCTGTTCCCGCACATGACCGTGAAAGACAACGTCGCCTTCGGCCTGCGCATGCGCAAAGTGGCCAATGGCGAGTTGCAGCAGCGAGTGGACCGGGTGCTGAAACTGGTGCGCCTCAACCAGCACGCCGAGCGTTATCCGCGAGAGCTTTCCGGCGGCCAGCGTCAGCGTGTTGCGTTGGCTCGAGCGTTGGTGATCGAGCCGCCGGTGCTGCTGCTCGATGAGCCGCTGTCCAACCTCGACGCCAACCTGCGCGAAGAGATGCAGTACGAGATCCGCCGCATCCAGCGCGAAGTCGGGATCACCACGCTGATGGTCACCCATGACCAGTCCGAAGCGCTGTCCATCAGCGACCGGGTGGTGGTGATGCAGGCCGGGCGCATCACCCAGATCGACGCGCCGTACACCCTCTACGAACACCCGCGCACCGAGTTCATTTCCGGGTTCGTCGGCAAGGCCAATCTGCTGCCCGGCGAGCGTGATGACGCGGGTGTGGTCCAGGTTCGCAGTGGCGGCGAACTGATCCTGAGCCTGCGTCCGGAAAAAATCGACCTGCGGGACAAAGGCCAGGGCCGCCTGCAAGGCAACATCGTCAGCCGCTTCTTTCTCGGCAGCCAATGGCTGTATGGCGTCTCGACAACCTTGGGCGAACTCAGCGTGGTGCGCCGCAACGACGGTTCGGCACCGCTGACCGAAGGTACGGCGGTCGGGCTCGATTGGGACGCAACGTTGCTGCGGGTGCTAACCGTCGACGAGGTGCCGGCATGA
- a CDS encoding ABC transporter permease, with amino-acid sequence MSTLVAIRHGRQGYWLSAPALALYLGLLVIPLLLTLVLSFNVFDYSSGINGDAYTLDHYSSLLGDPYFYEIFLRTMWISALTTLLCVVIGVPEAYILSRMGAPWRSIFLILILTPLLISVVVRAFGWSLLLGADGLVNQTLQAFGGSPMKLLYTPFAVVIALVHVMLPFMIIPVWTSLQKLDPAAEQAAMSLGASHFTVMRQVVLPQIMPGVLSGTLIVFGLAASSFAIPGLLGGRRIKMVATLIYDQYLSELNWPMGAAIAVALLLLNLLIMLSWNRMIEGRYKKSLG; translated from the coding sequence ATGAGTACGCTTGTCGCCATTCGCCACGGACGCCAGGGTTACTGGCTGTCGGCACCGGCCCTGGCCTTGTACCTCGGCCTGCTGGTTATCCCGCTGCTGCTGACCTTGGTCCTGTCGTTCAACGTCTTCGACTACAGCTCGGGGATCAACGGCGACGCCTACACCCTTGATCACTACAGCAGCTTGCTGGGCGATCCGTACTTCTACGAAATCTTTCTGCGCACGATGTGGATCAGCGCCCTGACCACCCTGCTCTGCGTGGTGATCGGCGTGCCCGAGGCTTACATCCTCAGCCGCATGGGCGCGCCGTGGCGCTCGATCTTCCTGATTCTGATCCTCACCCCGCTGCTGATTTCGGTGGTGGTGCGCGCCTTCGGCTGGAGCCTGTTGCTGGGTGCCGACGGACTGGTCAACCAGACCCTGCAAGCCTTTGGCGGCTCGCCGATGAAGCTGCTCTACACGCCGTTCGCGGTGGTGATTGCGTTGGTCCACGTGATGCTGCCGTTCATGATCATTCCGGTCTGGACCTCGCTGCAGAAACTCGACCCGGCCGCCGAACAAGCCGCGATGTCCCTCGGCGCCAGCCACTTCACCGTGATGCGCCAAGTGGTGCTGCCGCAGATCATGCCGGGCGTGCTCTCCGGCACCTTGATCGTGTTCGGCCTCGCCGCCAGCTCTTTCGCGATTCCCGGCCTGCTCGGCGGACGCCGGATAAAAATGGTCGCCACGCTGATCTACGACCAGTACCTGTCGGAGCTCAACTGGCCGATGGGCGCGGCCATCGCCGTAGCCCTGCTGTTGCTCAACCTGCTGATCATGCTGTCGTGGAACCGGATGATCGAAGGCCGCTACAAGAAGTCATTGGGATAA
- a CDS encoding ABC transporter permease → MSKNGPFALLFHTLVVLFMLAPLVVVCLVAFTPENTLSLPTTEFSLRWFRAVFERADFVDAFYNSLILAFCAASLATLIAVPAALAITRFEFPGRDFLNGLFLSPIIIPHLVLGVALLRLFALMGVNGSFAWLIFAHVLVITPYVLRLVLASAIGLDRSAEHAAQSLGAGRFTLFREITLPMILPGVAGGWLLAFINSFDEVTLSIFVTSPATQTLPVRMYVYATESIDPMMAAVSALVIGLTALTMILLDRVYGLDRVLVGKQ, encoded by the coding sequence ATGTCCAAGAACGGTCCTTTCGCCCTGCTGTTCCATACCCTGGTGGTGCTGTTCATGCTGGCGCCGCTGGTGGTGGTCTGCCTCGTGGCCTTCACCCCGGAAAACACCTTGAGCCTGCCCACCACGGAGTTTTCCCTGCGCTGGTTCCGCGCCGTGTTCGAGCGTGCTGACTTTGTCGATGCGTTCTACAACAGCCTGATCCTGGCGTTTTGCGCGGCCAGTCTGGCGACGCTGATTGCGGTGCCGGCGGCGCTGGCAATCACTCGCTTCGAGTTCCCCGGCCGCGACTTTCTCAACGGTCTGTTCCTGTCGCCGATCATCATTCCGCACTTGGTGCTGGGTGTGGCGTTGCTGCGGTTGTTTGCCCTGATGGGGGTCAACGGCAGCTTCGCCTGGCTGATCTTCGCCCACGTGCTGGTGATCACACCGTACGTGCTGCGACTGGTGCTGGCGTCGGCCATCGGCCTGGATCGCAGCGCCGAACACGCCGCGCAATCGCTCGGTGCCGGGCGCTTCACGCTGTTCCGGGAAATCACCTTGCCGATGATTCTGCCGGGGGTCGCCGGTGGCTGGCTGCTGGCGTTCATCAACAGTTTCGATGAGGTCACGCTGTCGATTTTCGTCACCTCGCCGGCCACGCAAACCTTGCCGGTGCGGATGTACGTGTACGCCACCGAATCCATCGATCCGATGATGGCGGCGGTGTCGGCACTGGTGATTGGGTTGACCGCGTTGACGATGATTTTGCTCGACCGGGTCTACGGCCTCGATCGGGTTCTGGTGGGCAAACAATGA
- a CDS encoding (2Fe-2S)-binding protein: MALLKRLAEGDRPALDFTLDGTPATGLLGDTLLTAVLTCSEHLRGSDFSAEPRAGFCMMGACQDCWVRLGDGRRVRACSTLLEAGQQISREPGRSL, encoded by the coding sequence ATGGCTCTGCTGAAACGACTGGCCGAAGGCGACCGCCCGGCCCTGGACTTTACCCTCGACGGCACGCCGGCCACCGGCCTGCTCGGCGACACTTTGCTGACGGCGGTGCTGACCTGCAGCGAACACTTGCGCGGCAGTGACTTCAGCGCCGAACCCCGTGCCGGGTTTTGCATGATGGGTGCCTGTCAGGATTGCTGGGTTCGACTGGGCGATGGCCGACGCGTGCGCGCCTGCTCGACGCTGCTCGAAGCCGGTCAGCAGATCAGCCGCGAACCGGGGCGGTCCCTATGA
- a CDS encoding NAD(P)/FAD-dependent oxidoreductase — translation MNSVVIIGAGPAGIRAAQTLVAHGLRPVLLDEAAHGGGQIYRRQPANFKRSPVKLYGFEAGKANALHRTIDALREQLDYRPETLVWNAEDGALDTLHEGRAARLAFSRVIVATGATDRILPVPGWTLPGVYSLGAAQIALKFQGCAIGERVVFAGSGPLLYLVAYQYAKAGAKVVAVLDSSPFSAQARALSGLLSQPATLAKGIYYRSWLTAHGIPVHQGVSLTGINGEQRVQSLTWRNAKGNQQLDCDAVAFAHGLRSETQLADLLGCEFAWNPLNRAWLPQRDSAGRSSVAEVYLAGDGAGIMGADAAEMAGERAALALLEDIGYLIPPQRGAQLEQALGRIDTFRQGLERAFIFPEHWAADAPNDVMICRCEEVRAGDIRQVVREGHWEINRVKAHCRIGMGRCQGRMCGAAAAEIIACESQRAISDIGRLRAQAPIKPLPFGLEVES, via the coding sequence ATGAATTCGGTGGTCATCATTGGTGCCGGTCCGGCCGGCATTCGGGCAGCGCAGACGCTGGTTGCGCATGGACTTCGCCCGGTGCTGCTGGACGAAGCAGCACACGGGGGCGGGCAGATTTATCGGCGCCAACCGGCAAACTTCAAGCGCTCGCCGGTCAAGCTGTATGGCTTCGAAGCCGGCAAGGCCAACGCGCTGCATCGGACGATTGACGCGCTGCGCGAGCAACTCGATTACCGTCCCGAGACGTTGGTGTGGAACGCCGAGGATGGCGCGCTCGACACCTTGCATGAAGGCCGCGCCGCGCGGCTGGCGTTCTCCCGTGTGATTGTCGCCACGGGCGCCACCGACCGGATTCTGCCGGTGCCAGGCTGGACCCTTCCCGGGGTTTACAGCCTCGGCGCGGCGCAGATCGCCCTCAAGTTTCAAGGCTGCGCCATCGGTGAACGCGTGGTGTTCGCCGGCAGTGGGCCGTTGCTGTACCTGGTGGCATATCAATACGCCAAGGCCGGCGCCAAGGTGGTCGCGGTGCTCGACAGCTCGCCGTTCAGCGCTCAGGCCCGCGCCCTGTCCGGTCTGCTCTCGCAGCCGGCCACCCTGGCCAAAGGCATTTATTACCGCAGTTGGCTGACCGCCCACGGCATCCCGGTACATCAGGGCGTCAGCCTCACAGGCATCAACGGCGAACAACGTGTGCAATCGCTGACCTGGCGCAACGCCAAAGGCAATCAACAACTCGATTGCGACGCCGTCGCCTTCGCCCACGGCCTGCGCAGTGAAACCCAACTCGCCGACCTGCTCGGCTGTGAATTCGCCTGGAACCCGCTCAACCGCGCCTGGCTGCCGCAACGGGACAGCGCCGGTCGCAGCAGTGTCGCCGAGGTTTACCTGGCCGGTGATGGCGCCGGCATCATGGGCGCCGACGCGGCGGAAATGGCCGGTGAACGCGCGGCCCTGGCATTGCTCGAAGACATCGGTTACCTGATCCCGCCGCAACGTGGGGCACAATTGGAGCAGGCGCTGGGACGGATCGATACCTTCCGCCAAGGTCTGGAACGGGCCTTCATCTTTCCCGAACATTGGGCCGCCGATGCCCCGAATGACGTGATGATCTGCCGCTGCGAAGAAGTGCGCGCCGGCGACATCCGCCAGGTTGTGCGCGAGGGTCATTGGGAGATCAACCGGGTCAAGGCGCATTGCCGGATCGGCATGGGCCGCTGCCAGGGACGGATGTGCGGCGCCGCCGCAGCGGAAATCATTGCCTGCGAAAGCCAGCGCGCCATCTCCGACATTGGTCGCCTGAGGGCTCAGGCCCCCATCAAACCCCTGCCGTTTGGTCTGGAGGTCGAGTCATGA
- a CDS encoding NAD(P)/FAD-dependent oxidoreductase, with translation MIEVDAVIIGGGIVGASAALFLSKAGRRVALLERDFCGSHSSGVNYGGVRRQGRPLSQLPLSQRAHDIWGQLPQLIGIDGEYQRSGHLKLARSLNDLHALQDYAASSRGFGLDLQVLERSELRARFPWVGEVAVGASFCPDDGHANPRLVSPAFARAARRHGAQVHEQCAVTAVEHDGQRFRISTQTGLELQAPWLLNCAGAWAGTLAEQFGEKVPMHAGHPAMLVTEPLPLVMNASTGVEGGGIYARQVARGNCVLGGGQGFALDGARARPGQNAVIEILRQAVELYPFLEGAQAIRTWSGTEGYLPDRQPVIGHSGTQPGLLHAFGFAGAGFQIGPAVGQALTEIICSGASKTSLDAFSITRFHSISVA, from the coding sequence ATGATCGAAGTCGATGCCGTCATCATTGGCGGCGGAATTGTCGGCGCCTCCGCCGCGCTGTTTCTGAGCAAGGCCGGGCGTCGCGTGGCGCTACTGGAGCGGGACTTCTGTGGCTCGCATTCCAGCGGCGTGAACTACGGCGGCGTGCGGCGCCAGGGGCGACCACTCTCGCAACTGCCGCTGTCGCAGCGGGCCCACGACATCTGGGGGCAGCTGCCGCAGCTGATTGGCATCGACGGTGAGTATCAGCGCAGCGGTCACCTGAAACTGGCCCGCAGCCTCAACGATTTGCACGCCTTGCAAGACTACGCCGCCAGCAGTCGGGGCTTTGGTCTCGACTTACAGGTGCTTGAGCGCAGTGAATTACGCGCACGTTTTCCGTGGGTCGGCGAGGTGGCGGTCGGTGCCTCGTTTTGCCCCGATGACGGTCACGCCAACCCACGACTGGTGTCCCCGGCGTTTGCCCGGGCGGCGCGGCGACATGGCGCGCAGGTCCATGAACAATGCGCGGTGACGGCGGTGGAACACGACGGCCAACGCTTTCGCATCAGCACGCAAACCGGTCTGGAGCTGCAGGCACCCTGGCTGCTGAATTGCGCCGGAGCCTGGGCCGGCACCCTGGCAGAACAGTTCGGTGAGAAAGTGCCGATGCACGCCGGGCACCCGGCGATGTTGGTCACTGAGCCGTTGCCGCTGGTGATGAATGCCAGCACCGGGGTCGAGGGCGGCGGTATCTATGCCCGTCAGGTCGCTCGCGGCAATTGCGTGTTGGGTGGCGGTCAGGGTTTTGCCCTTGATGGCGCCCGCGCCCGGCCGGGCCAGAACGCCGTGATCGAGATCCTGCGTCAGGCCGTCGAGCTTTATCCGTTTCTTGAAGGCGCCCAGGCGATTCGCACCTGGAGCGGCACCGAAGGTTACCTGCCCGATCGCCAACCGGTGATCGGCCACAGCGGCACTCAACCCGGTCTGTTACACGCATTCGGCTTTGCTGGTGCAGGCTTTCAGATCGGCCCCGCGGTGGGCCAGGCGCTCACCGAAATCATCTGCAGCGGCGCTTCAAAAACGTCGCTGGATGCGTTTTCCATCACCCGGTTTCACTCCATCTCCGTTGCTTGA
- a CDS encoding ABC transporter substrate-binding protein, translating to MNNVKRTALLGISCLGALLAATQAQAEPTLYLGMNGGTMERLYADKVLPVFEKANNVKVVIVPGTSADILAKVQASKGNPQMHVMFLDDGIMYRAIAMGLCDKLEDSAPLAQIPAKGRIKDQAVAVSLGVTGLAYNTRLFKEKGWTAPTSWMDMADPRFKDKLVFQSMASSTFGLHGFLMFNRIQGGSETDVEPGFKAWPNTVGRNVLEYIPSSAKISEMLQTDEAALFPLTPTQVTALKLKGMPVEYAQPKEGAVVLNVAECAIANNTQPELAQKLAAFLLTPEAQAAALEDGDQIPSNPNTPTTDKTRGQVEAMKQYLATAIAIDWDQVNEQRPAWNARWNRSIER from the coding sequence ATGAATAACGTCAAACGCACTGCACTGCTCGGTATCTCCTGCTTGGGCGCCCTGCTCGCCGCCACCCAGGCCCAGGCCGAACCGACGCTTTACCTGGGCATGAACGGCGGGACCATGGAGCGGCTCTATGCCGACAAGGTGCTACCGGTTTTCGAGAAGGCCAACAACGTCAAAGTGGTGATCGTGCCAGGCACCTCCGCCGACATTCTGGCCAAGGTCCAGGCCAGCAAAGGCAACCCGCAGATGCACGTGATGTTCCTCGACGACGGCATCATGTACCGCGCCATCGCCATGGGGCTGTGCGACAAACTTGAAGACAGCGCACCGCTGGCGCAGATTCCGGCCAAGGGTCGCATCAAGGATCAAGCGGTGGCGGTCAGCCTCGGCGTGACCGGGCTGGCGTACAACACGCGGCTGTTCAAGGAGAAAGGCTGGACCGCACCGACCTCGTGGATGGACATGGCCGACCCGCGCTTCAAGGACAAACTGGTGTTCCAGTCAATGGCCTCCTCGACCTTTGGCCTGCACGGTTTTTTGATGTTCAACCGGATTCAGGGCGGCAGCGAAACCGACGTCGAACCAGGCTTCAAGGCGTGGCCGAACACCGTCGGGCGCAACGTGCTGGAGTACATTCCGAGCTCGGCGAAGATTTCCGAAATGCTTCAGACCGACGAAGCCGCGTTGTTCCCGTTGACGCCGACCCAGGTCACCGCGCTGAAACTCAAGGGCATGCCGGTGGAGTATGCGCAGCCGAAGGAAGGCGCCGTGGTGCTCAACGTGGCCGAATGTGCCATCGCCAACAACACTCAGCCGGAATTGGCACAAAAACTCGCCGCTTTCTTGCTGACGCCTGAAGCCCAGGCCGCCGCGCTTGAAGACGGTGACCAGATCCCGTCCAACCCGAATACCCCGACCACCGACAAGACTCGTGGCCAGGTCGAAGCGATGAAACAGTACCTGGCCACTGCCATTGCGATCGATTGGGATCAGGTCAACGAACAGCGCCCAGCGTGGAATGCGCGGTGGAATCGCAGTATCGAGCGCTAA
- a CDS encoding leucine-rich repeat-containing protein kinase family protein: MDTLAQLRAGQLSGITRLDLSGGLTEFPREIFDLADSLEVLDLSGNALSSLPDDLHRLTRLRVLFCSDNLFTELPDCLGQCAALTMVGFKGNRIERVPGAALPPLLRWLILTDNCITELPAELGERPHLQKLMLAGNRLQGLPQSLRHCHRLELIRIAANQLSELPEWLLTLPSLSWLAYAGNPLETEADAAALEATPRIPWSELSLEQQLGEGASGVIYRAVWDRPNHPATAVAVKLYKGEMTSDGSPLHEMNACITAGSHPNLIRVKGRIVGHPEAQAGLVMQLIDPSYRNLAGLPSLASCTRDVYANDTRLSAGVALRIASGIASAAEHLHQHGITHGDLYGHNILWNEHGDCLLGDFGAASFHAISDSLESRALQRIEVRAFGILLGELLERIDSGLSDEGRVHLEQLQQRCCQPQVLERPGFAEIVRVLENR, from the coding sequence ATGGATACCCTTGCCCAACTACGCGCCGGCCAACTGTCGGGCATTACCCGTCTGGACCTCAGCGGCGGCCTGACGGAGTTTCCGAGGGAAATCTTCGACCTGGCGGACTCGCTGGAAGTCCTCGACCTCAGCGGCAATGCCTTGAGCAGCCTGCCGGACGACTTGCACCGCCTGACCCGTTTGCGCGTGTTGTTCTGCTCGGACAATCTGTTCACCGAACTGCCCGACTGCCTGGGCCAATGCGCCGCACTGACGATGGTCGGCTTCAAGGGCAATCGTATCGAGCGCGTGCCAGGCGCGGCCCTGCCACCGTTGCTGCGCTGGCTGATCCTGACCGATAACTGCATCACTGAGCTGCCGGCCGAACTGGGTGAACGCCCGCACCTGCAAAAACTCATGCTTGCCGGCAACCGCTTGCAAGGTTTGCCACAGAGCTTGCGGCATTGCCATCGACTCGAACTGATCCGCATCGCCGCCAATCAGTTGAGCGAGTTGCCCGAGTGGTTGCTGACCCTGCCCAGCCTGAGCTGGTTGGCGTACGCCGGTAACCCGCTGGAGACCGAAGCCGATGCGGCTGCCCTCGAAGCCACACCCCGCATTCCGTGGTCTGAACTGAGTCTGGAGCAGCAACTGGGCGAAGGCGCGTCAGGGGTTATTTATCGGGCTGTTTGGGATCGACCGAACCACCCGGCCACAGCGGTCGCCGTCAAGCTCTACAAAGGCGAAATGACCAGCGATGGCTCGCCGTTACACGAGATGAACGCCTGCATCACCGCCGGTAGTCACCCCAACCTGATCCGGGTTAAAGGCCGCATCGTCGGGCATCCGGAAGCCCAGGCCGGGCTGGTGATGCAATTGATCGATCCGAGCTATCGCAATCTGGCCGGCCTGCCGAGCCTGGCGTCATGCACCCGCGACGTTTACGCCAACGACACCCGGCTCAGCGCTGGCGTAGCATTGCGCATCGCCTCTGGCATCGCCTCGGCAGCCGAACATTTGCACCAGCATGGCATCACCCACGGCGACCTCTACGGCCACAACATTTTGTGGAACGAGCACGGTGATTGCCTGTTGGGGGATTTTGGCGCCGCGTCTTTCCATGCCATCTCGGACAGCCTTGAAAGCCGTGCGCTGCAACGGATAGAAGTGCGAGCGTTCGGGATTTTGCTGGGGGAATTGCTGGAGCGGATCGACTCGGGATTGAGCGATGAAGGTCGTGTGCATCTGGAGCAATTGCAGCAGCGCTGCTGTCAGCCGCAGGTGCTGGAGCGACCGGGGTTCGCGGAGATTGTACGAGTACTGGAAAATCGGTGA
- a CDS encoding YebC/PmpR family DNA-binding transcriptional regulator, which produces MGAQWKVKHKEAASNAKGKIFGKLVKEITIAARNGADVATNAHLRLVVEQAKKASMPKETLDRAIKKGAGLLGETVQYHRVTYEGFAPHQVPLIVECVTDNINRTVAEIRVAFRKGQLGASGSVAWDFNHVGMIEASPDSPDADPEMAAIEAGAQDFEAGDEEGTTLFLTEPADLDAVQKALPEQGFTVLSAKLGYQPKNPVSGLSDEQMAEVEAFLEGLDNHDDVQDMFVGLAG; this is translated from the coding sequence ATGGGCGCACAGTGGAAGGTTAAACACAAAGAAGCGGCATCTAACGCCAAGGGCAAGATCTTCGGCAAACTGGTAAAAGAAATCACCATCGCTGCGCGTAACGGTGCCGATGTCGCGACCAACGCACATCTGCGGCTGGTGGTTGAACAGGCCAAGAAAGCCTCGATGCCCAAGGAAACCCTGGATCGCGCGATCAAGAAAGGCGCGGGCCTGCTGGGTGAAACCGTGCAGTACCATCGCGTGACCTATGAAGGCTTCGCACCGCATCAGGTGCCGCTGATCGTTGAATGCGTGACCGACAACATCAACCGCACCGTCGCTGAAATCCGCGTTGCGTTCCGCAAGGGCCAATTGGGCGCTTCCGGTTCGGTAGCGTGGGACTTCAACCATGTCGGCATGATCGAGGCGTCCCCGGACAGCCCGGACGCCGATCCGGAAATGGCCGCCATCGAAGCCGGCGCCCAGGATTTCGAGGCGGGTGACGAAGAGGGCACGACCCTGTTCCTGACCGAGCCTGCGGACCTGGACGCCGTGCAGAAAGCCCTGCCCGAGCAAGGGTTCACCGTGTTGTCGGCCAAGCTGGGCTATCAGCCGAAAAACCCGGTCAGCGGTCTGAGCGATGAGCAGATGGCTGAAGTCGAGGCCTTCCTTGAAGGCCTTGATAACCACGATGACGTGCAGGACATGTTTGTCGGGTTGGCGGGGTAA